One region of Clavibacter michiganensis subsp. tessellarius genomic DNA includes:
- a CDS encoding glycerophosphoryl diester phosphodiesterase membrane domain-containing protein has translation MSDDQSWQAPGAAPSGPDHAPGSDARTDRTPQPPPVAPPAPGAPPTGWGAPPTGWTAPPSGWTPPPKPGLLPLRPLGLGAILAGSFATLRRNPAATVGTALLVQGVASLVSLVLVGGVTGFVVTRVLSAREDDRGALIAGGVAAVVVATLVTLVLSLVASAFLQGVIANEVARGTLGERLPMRALWRATLPRLRPLVLWSLVVSVGWTLVAGVLAGVVVLLVLAGGAGIVVGILVGVLGAVGLAVVAAWVSTRLAFAPSAIVIEGLPPFAAARRSWTLSTGAFWRTLGILLLTAAIVSLATNVVTVPLTLLASILQTLLFPNGQLDFQVFDASTAFYVASQVVVFVVSLVVASVGGVVTSSNAAILYIDLRMRREGLDLELARFAEERAAGSASAAGPDARDPYAVPGRA, from the coding sequence GTGAGCGATGACCAGAGCTGGCAGGCGCCCGGCGCCGCGCCGTCCGGGCCGGACCATGCCCCGGGGAGCGACGCGCGGACGGACCGGACGCCGCAGCCGCCGCCGGTCGCGCCTCCCGCGCCCGGCGCCCCGCCCACCGGCTGGGGCGCGCCGCCCACGGGGTGGACCGCTCCCCCGTCCGGGTGGACCCCGCCGCCGAAGCCCGGCCTCCTGCCGCTGCGCCCCCTCGGCCTGGGCGCGATCCTCGCCGGCTCCTTCGCGACGCTCCGGCGCAACCCCGCCGCCACGGTCGGCACGGCGCTCCTCGTGCAGGGCGTCGCCAGCCTCGTCTCGCTCGTGCTCGTGGGCGGCGTCACCGGCTTCGTCGTCACGCGCGTGCTCTCGGCCCGGGAGGACGACCGCGGCGCGCTGATCGCGGGCGGCGTCGCGGCCGTCGTGGTCGCCACGCTCGTGACCCTCGTGCTCTCCCTCGTGGCGTCGGCGTTCCTGCAGGGCGTCATCGCGAACGAGGTCGCCCGCGGCACGCTCGGCGAGCGCCTGCCGATGCGGGCCCTGTGGCGGGCGACGCTCCCCCGGCTCCGCCCCCTCGTGCTCTGGAGCCTCGTCGTCAGCGTCGGGTGGACCCTCGTGGCCGGCGTGCTCGCGGGCGTCGTCGTGCTCCTCGTGCTCGCGGGCGGGGCCGGCATCGTGGTCGGGATCCTCGTCGGCGTCCTCGGGGCGGTCGGGCTCGCCGTCGTCGCGGCCTGGGTGTCGACGCGGCTCGCGTTCGCGCCGAGCGCGATCGTGATCGAGGGGCTGCCGCCCTTCGCCGCCGCGCGCCGGTCGTGGACCCTCTCCACGGGCGCGTTCTGGCGGACGCTCGGGATCCTGCTGCTCACCGCGGCCATCGTGTCGCTCGCGACGAACGTGGTCACGGTGCCGCTGACGCTCCTCGCCTCCATCCTGCAGACCCTGCTCTTCCCCAACGGGCAGCTCGACTTCCAGGTGTTCGACGCCTCCACGGCCTTCTACGTCGCGTCGCAGGTCGTGGTGTTCGTGGTGAGCCTCGTCGTCGCCAGCGTCGGCGGCGTGGTCACGTCGTCGAACGCGGCCATCCTCTACATCGACCTCCGCATGCGCCGCGAGGGCCTCGACCTGGAGCTCGCGCGCTTCGCGGAGGAGCGCGCCGCCGGATCCGCGTCGGCCGCCGGCCCGGACGCCCGCGACCCCTACGCCGTCCCGGGCCGCGCGTGA
- a CDS encoding DUF4129 domain-containing protein encodes MTIGASLAAAWWAAPRTLAAAVPLDPDADEARRLVGDELSRPEYQAARPTALDLAAQAVGDWIARLFSGAGDGLGDLVPLLIALLAVVVVVVAFLVFGAPRRDRRRADADRDALFGIDDRRSAEELRRSADAARRAGDLAAAVSDLFRAIAREQAERTIVAVDPGTTARGFSRRAGAAHPAHADRLLAAAADFDGVRYLDRPGTEESLDRLAALDRDLRTAVPVRREPVATGAA; translated from the coding sequence GTGACGATCGGCGCGTCGCTGGCGGCGGCGTGGTGGGCGGCCCCCCGGACGCTGGCCGCGGCCGTGCCGCTCGACCCCGACGCCGACGAGGCCCGCCGCCTCGTCGGGGACGAGCTGTCGCGCCCCGAGTACCAGGCCGCCCGGCCCACCGCGCTCGACCTCGCCGCGCAGGCCGTGGGCGACTGGATCGCGCGGCTGTTCTCCGGGGCGGGCGACGGCCTCGGCGACCTCGTGCCGCTCCTCATCGCGCTCCTGGCGGTCGTGGTCGTCGTGGTCGCGTTCCTGGTGTTCGGCGCCCCGCGGCGGGACCGCCGTCGCGCGGACGCCGACCGCGACGCCCTGTTCGGGATCGACGACCGGCGCTCCGCCGAGGAGCTCCGCCGGTCCGCCGACGCCGCCCGCCGCGCCGGGGACCTCGCGGCCGCCGTGTCCGACCTGTTCCGGGCGATCGCGCGCGAGCAGGCCGAGCGCACGATCGTCGCGGTGGATCCCGGCACCACGGCCCGCGGGTTCTCCCGCCGCGCCGGCGCCGCCCACCCCGCGCACGCGGACCGCCTCCTCGCGGCCGCCGCCGACTTCGACGGCGTCCGCTACCTCGACCGCCCCGGCACCGAGGAGTCGCTCGACCGGCTGGCCGCGCTCGACCGCGACCTCCGGACGGCCGTCCCCGTGCGGCGCGAGCCCGTGGCGACGGGCGCCGCGTGA
- the mtrA gene encoding MtrAB system response regulator MtrA, with product MTARILVVDDDTALAEMIGIVLRTEGFEPSFCGDGGQALAAFHEGKPDLVLLDLMLPGLDGIQVCDLIRAESGVPIIMLTAKSDTADVVKGLESGADDYIVKPFNPKELVARIRTRLRPAAAASPGLLQVGDLVVDVEGHEVRRGDVRINLTPLEFDLLHALASRPQQVFTREMLLEQVWGYQYKADTRLVNVHVQRLRAKVEDDPDNPRIVMTVRGVGYRAGAAA from the coding sequence ATGACAGCACGGATCCTGGTGGTCGACGACGACACCGCGCTCGCCGAGATGATCGGCATCGTCCTGCGCACCGAGGGCTTCGAGCCCTCCTTCTGCGGGGACGGCGGCCAGGCGCTCGCGGCCTTCCACGAGGGCAAGCCCGACCTGGTGCTCCTCGACCTCATGCTCCCGGGCCTCGACGGCATCCAGGTGTGCGACCTCATCCGCGCCGAGTCGGGCGTCCCCATCATCATGCTCACGGCGAAGTCCGACACGGCCGACGTCGTCAAGGGCCTCGAGTCCGGCGCCGACGACTACATCGTCAAGCCCTTCAACCCGAAGGAGCTCGTCGCGCGGATCCGCACGCGCCTCCGCCCCGCGGCCGCCGCGTCGCCCGGGCTCCTGCAGGTCGGCGACCTCGTGGTCGACGTCGAGGGCCACGAGGTGCGCCGCGGCGACGTCCGGATCAACCTCACGCCCCTCGAGTTCGACCTCCTGCACGCGCTCGCGAGCCGCCCGCAGCAGGTCTTCACGCGCGAGATGCTCCTCGAGCAGGTCTGGGGCTACCAGTACAAGGCCGACACGCGCCTCGTCAACGTGCACGTGCAGCGCCTGCGCGCGAAGGTCGAGGACGACCCGGACAACCCGCGCATCGTCATGACCGTGCGCGGCGTCGGCTACCGCGCGGGGGCAGCGGCCTAG
- the hpf gene encoding ribosome hibernation-promoting factor, HPF/YfiA family, which produces MDINITGRNAEITDRFRVYATEKADKVVQLAEKSISLDIKVSRHSEKSGGSAGDDRVEITLVGPGPVIRAESSAADKFAAFDLALGRMLERLRRAKDKKKIHRGNHRPVSLQEAATEGFAQIDLDPADVELIERVNGKSVAPADQPVVEDDYCPVVIRTKVFPSQSMTVDEALEHMELVGHDFFLFIDAETDRPSVVYRRKGWDYGVIGLADGEQELAGAGAGSRSLRR; this is translated from the coding sequence ATGGACATCAACATCACCGGCCGCAACGCGGAGATCACCGACCGGTTCCGCGTGTACGCCACCGAGAAGGCCGACAAGGTCGTCCAGCTCGCCGAGAAGTCCATCTCGCTCGACATCAAGGTCTCGCGCCACAGCGAGAAGTCCGGCGGATCCGCCGGGGACGACCGCGTCGAGATCACGCTCGTGGGCCCCGGTCCCGTCATCCGGGCCGAGAGCAGCGCCGCCGACAAGTTCGCGGCCTTCGACCTCGCCCTGGGGCGGATGCTCGAACGCCTCCGCCGCGCGAAGGACAAGAAGAAGATCCACCGCGGCAACCACCGTCCCGTCTCGCTCCAGGAGGCGGCCACCGAGGGCTTCGCCCAGATCGACCTCGACCCCGCCGACGTCGAGCTCATCGAGCGGGTCAACGGGAAGAGCGTCGCCCCGGCCGACCAGCCGGTCGTCGAGGACGACTACTGCCCGGTCGTCATCCGCACCAAGGTCTTCCCGTCGCAGTCCATGACGGTCGACGAGGCCCTCGAGCACATGGAGCTCGTCGGCCACGACTTCTTCCTCTTCATCGACGCGGAGACCGACCGCCCGAGCGTCGTGTACCGCCGCAAGGGCTGGGACTACGGCGTCATCGGCCTGGCCGACGGCGAGCAGGAGCTCGCGGGAGCCGGTGCCGGCTCCCGGTCGCTGCGCCGCTGA
- the mtrB gene encoding MtrAB system histidine kinase MtrB: MRPLPAWLVEWRSWPRRLVRIWSVSLQFRTVLLTVALSGGTVLLIGVLMTQSISSDLFRQRLDTVLAQSNSATSRMQEQFTSSDASDQTELEQLRTQVFDELRGSAINLSDFAFRRTPGTEARNILQNASTADYVDSLLSADLRRAVGAGSGTQQWQSVAIPVGDTGQTSPGIVVGSSIDIPSAGRYELYLVYDLGDIQQTLDFVAGTILVAFLFLVVLIGAIAWVVVRLVVAPIRVAADTSQKLAAGQLEERLPVKGDDVIATLARSFNGMADSLQSQITQLADLSQLQQRFVSDVSHELRTPLTTIRLAGGVLYDLREDFSPPAARSAELLHTQVDRFETLLADLLEISRFDAGAVDLVTEPTNLVRLVEDSIEEFQGLAAQKGSELRLVAPGGYFDAEMDARRVRRIVTNLLGNALDHGEGRPIVLTVDSGRDAVALAVRDYGVGMTHEEMGRVFDRFWRADPSRQRTTGGTGLGLAISLEDTNLHHGWLQLWSRPGEGSCFRLTLPRQPDVPFDRSPVALPPDDHADEEDARVPGP, from the coding sequence ATGCGCCCCCTGCCCGCGTGGCTCGTCGAGTGGAGGTCGTGGCCGCGCCGCCTCGTCCGGATCTGGTCGGTCTCCCTCCAGTTCCGCACCGTCCTCCTCACGGTCGCGCTCTCCGGCGGCACGGTCCTCCTCATCGGCGTGCTGATGACCCAGAGCATCTCGAGCGACCTCTTCCGCCAGCGCCTCGACACGGTGCTCGCGCAGTCGAACAGCGCCACCAGCCGGATGCAGGAGCAGTTCACGTCCTCCGACGCGTCCGACCAGACCGAGCTCGAGCAGCTGCGCACGCAGGTGTTCGACGAGCTCCGCGGCAGCGCCATCAACCTCTCCGACTTCGCGTTCCGGCGGACGCCGGGCACGGAGGCGCGGAACATCCTGCAGAACGCGTCCACGGCGGACTACGTCGACAGCCTCCTGAGCGCCGACCTGCGCCGGGCCGTCGGCGCGGGCTCGGGCACGCAGCAGTGGCAGTCCGTCGCGATCCCGGTGGGCGACACGGGGCAGACGAGCCCCGGCATCGTCGTGGGCTCCAGCATCGACATCCCGTCGGCCGGCCGGTACGAGCTGTACCTCGTCTACGACCTCGGCGACATCCAGCAGACCCTCGACTTCGTCGCCGGCACGATCCTCGTGGCCTTCCTCTTCCTCGTCGTGCTCATCGGCGCCATCGCGTGGGTCGTCGTGCGGCTCGTGGTCGCGCCCATCCGGGTGGCGGCCGACACCAGCCAGAAGCTCGCGGCCGGGCAGCTCGAGGAGCGACTGCCCGTCAAGGGCGACGACGTGATCGCGACGCTCGCCCGCTCCTTCAACGGCATGGCCGACTCGCTGCAGTCGCAGATCACCCAGCTCGCCGACCTCTCCCAGCTGCAGCAGCGCTTCGTGTCGGACGTGTCGCACGAGCTGCGGACGCCGCTCACCACGATCCGGCTCGCGGGCGGCGTGCTCTACGACCTGCGCGAGGACTTCAGCCCGCCCGCGGCCCGGAGCGCCGAGCTGCTGCACACCCAGGTCGACCGGTTCGAGACGCTCCTCGCCGACCTGCTGGAGATCAGCCGGTTCGACGCGGGCGCGGTCGACCTCGTCACGGAGCCCACGAACCTGGTGCGGCTCGTCGAGGACTCCATCGAGGAGTTCCAGGGCCTCGCCGCGCAGAAGGGCTCGGAGCTGCGGCTCGTCGCGCCCGGCGGCTACTTCGACGCGGAGATGGACGCGCGCCGGGTCCGCCGCATCGTCACCAACCTCCTCGGCAACGCCCTCGACCACGGGGAGGGCCGCCCCATCGTCCTCACGGTCGACAGCGGCCGGGACGCCGTGGCGCTCGCCGTGCGCGACTACGGCGTCGGCATGACGCACGAGGAGATGGGCCGCGTCTTCGACCGGTTCTGGCGGGCGGATCCCTCGCGCCAGCGCACCACGGGCGGCACCGGACTCGGCCTCGCGATCTCGCTGGAGGACACGAACCTGCACCACGGCTGGCTGCAGCTGTGGTCGCGGCCGGGCGAGGGATCCTGCTTCCGCCTCACCCTGCCGCGCCAGCCCGACGTCCCGTTCGACCGCTCGCCCGTCGCGCTCCCGCCCGACGACCACGCCGACGAGGAGGACGCCCGTGTCCCCGGCCCCTGA
- the lpqB gene encoding lipoprotein LpqB codes for MSPAPDPRPARRRRRRGARSAAVALATACALLLAGCVSIPSGGPVSEGDPAAVADEAGVSYQPDGPQAGDGPDDVIAGFVDAATSSADQYGTARQFLSADFASRWDPFASVVVWEGQAATTEEVDGTYSYSVTTIATVDGQGHYREVGSDQETRLSFRLVRERGEWRIADAPDGIALRSTYFREIFSAHALYFFDPTFSFLVPDLRFFVTRASQSVSTRIVKSLLQGPSPWLSQPAVVTAFPEGTRLASSAVTTSGGTPQVDLSTEARAADDVTQQRMKLQLRQSLSEIPSVLDVQVLVDGTPLTVPDLGGRGPVKDPQSESRPLVLARGAFGYLGGGEVTPLGTLGTRVAALGADAATLSADGRQAAVRNGSGVWSVGDGDRDAVLVDTRPGLVAPSLDAQGYVWSIPASDPRGLVAWGPDGVGHPVAASWTGTGRVVSLDVARDGARVLVQLETGAGPQLLVASIIRDGGVPTSLTATPLELASAPGTPIDATWVDELQVATLTQAPSGDRQVELHEVGGRSRDMGTAADGVAIAGANDESGLRVLTSAGALLTPRGSTWQQTATGVSFIATKR; via the coding sequence GTGTCCCCGGCCCCTGATCCCCGCCCCGCCCGCCGCCGCCGTCGCCGCGGCGCCCGCTCCGCCGCCGTGGCGCTGGCGACGGCCTGCGCTCTGCTGCTCGCCGGCTGCGTCTCCATCCCGTCCGGCGGCCCCGTGTCCGAGGGCGATCCGGCCGCCGTCGCCGACGAGGCCGGCGTCAGCTACCAGCCCGACGGCCCGCAGGCCGGCGACGGCCCGGACGACGTCATCGCCGGCTTCGTCGACGCGGCCACCAGCTCCGCCGACCAGTACGGCACGGCCCGCCAGTTCCTCTCCGCCGACTTCGCGTCGCGGTGGGACCCGTTCGCCAGCGTCGTCGTGTGGGAGGGTCAGGCCGCGACGACCGAGGAGGTCGACGGCACCTACAGCTACTCCGTGACGACGATCGCCACGGTCGACGGCCAGGGCCACTACCGCGAGGTCGGCAGCGACCAGGAGACGCGCCTGTCCTTCCGCCTCGTGCGGGAGCGCGGCGAGTGGCGCATCGCCGACGCGCCCGACGGCATCGCGCTCCGCTCCACCTACTTCCGCGAGATCTTCAGCGCCCACGCGCTCTACTTCTTCGACCCGACCTTCTCGTTCCTCGTGCCCGACCTCCGCTTCTTCGTCACGCGCGCGTCGCAGAGCGTGAGCACGCGGATCGTCAAGTCGCTCCTGCAGGGCCCGTCGCCCTGGCTGTCGCAGCCGGCCGTGGTCACGGCGTTCCCCGAGGGCACGCGCCTCGCGTCGTCCGCGGTGACGACGTCGGGCGGCACGCCGCAGGTCGACCTCTCGACGGAGGCGCGCGCCGCCGACGACGTCACCCAGCAGCGCATGAAGCTCCAGCTCCGGCAGAGCCTGTCGGAGATCCCCTCGGTGCTCGACGTGCAGGTCCTGGTCGACGGCACGCCGCTCACCGTGCCGGACCTCGGAGGCCGCGGACCCGTCAAGGACCCGCAGTCGGAGTCACGCCCCCTCGTGCTCGCGCGGGGCGCGTTCGGCTACCTGGGCGGGGGCGAGGTCACGCCGCTCGGCACCCTCGGCACGCGGGTCGCCGCCCTCGGCGCGGACGCCGCCACGCTCAGCGCCGACGGGAGGCAGGCGGCCGTCCGTAACGGATCCGGCGTCTGGTCCGTCGGCGACGGCGACCGCGACGCCGTCCTCGTCGACACGCGCCCGGGCCTCGTGGCGCCGTCGCTCGACGCGCAGGGCTACGTCTGGTCCATCCCCGCGTCGGATCCGCGCGGCCTCGTCGCGTGGGGACCGGACGGCGTCGGCCACCCCGTCGCCGCGAGCTGGACGGGCACCGGCCGCGTCGTCTCCCTCGACGTGGCCCGCGACGGCGCGCGCGTGCTCGTGCAGCTGGAGACGGGGGCGGGACCCCAGCTCCTCGTGGCGTCGATCATCCGCGACGGCGGCGTGCCCACCTCGCTCACGGCGACGCCGCTCGAGCTCGCCTCGGCCCCCGGCACGCCGATCGACGCGACCTGGGTCGACGAGCTCCAGGTCGCCACGCTCACGCAGGCCCCGAGCGGCGACCGGCAGGTGGAGCTGCACGAGGTCGGCGGGAGGTCCCGCGACATGGGGACCGCCGCCGACGGGGTCGCCATCGCCGGCGCGAACGACGAGAGCGGCCTCCGCGTCCTCACCTCCGCGGGGGCGCTGCTCACGCCGCGCGGCAGCACCTGGCAGCAGACCGCGACGGGCGTCTCCTTCATCGCGACCAAGCGCTGA
- a CDS encoding ComF family protein: protein MVPVLPPPVRSALLDALAVVAPVSCAGCGAPDRAVCPACAHALVAPPLVRRLELPACAGPHGRVPAARIPVGCGAAYAPPWPALLSAFKEEGRTDAARAMAPSLVRALAAAVASAAADVGAPDPGHARGDDRTGRPDAAPPLAVLPVPSPAAALRRRGYAPVEVLLARAGVRPLRLGPLRLPPLRFTRRPADQAGLGVAAREANLRGSLVARADLSGRRVVVVDDVLTTGATLREACRAVRATGGEVVACAVLTAVPDRGRGGTRRPASPDGRSLCTSDALAVHPPDASRRDGSEV from the coding sequence ATGGTCCCGGTGCTGCCCCCTCCCGTCCGCTCCGCCCTGCTCGACGCGCTCGCCGTGGTCGCGCCCGTGTCCTGCGCCGGATGCGGGGCGCCCGACCGCGCGGTCTGCCCGGCGTGCGCGCACGCGCTCGTCGCGCCGCCGCTCGTCCGTCGCCTCGAGCTCCCGGCGTGCGCGGGGCCGCACGGGCGCGTGCCGGCCGCGCGGATCCCCGTCGGCTGCGGCGCCGCCTACGCCCCGCCCTGGCCCGCCCTGCTGTCGGCGTTCAAGGAGGAGGGCCGCACCGACGCGGCGCGGGCGATGGCGCCGTCGCTCGTCCGCGCGCTCGCCGCGGCCGTCGCCTCCGCGGCGGCAGACGTGGGTGCACCCGACCCCGGCCACGCCCGCGGCGACGACCGCACCGGACGCCCGGACGCGGCGCCGCCCCTCGCCGTGCTCCCCGTGCCGTCGCCCGCCGCCGCCCTCCGCCGCCGCGGCTACGCGCCGGTCGAGGTCCTCCTCGCGCGCGCCGGCGTCCGCCCGCTCCGCCTCGGGCCCCTGCGCCTGCCGCCGCTGCGCTTCACCCGCCGCCCCGCCGACCAGGCGGGCCTCGGCGTGGCCGCCCGCGAGGCCAACCTGCGGGGGAGCCTCGTCGCCCGGGCCGACCTCTCCGGCCGCCGGGTCGTCGTCGTCGACGACGTCCTGACCACGGGCGCGACGCTCCGCGAGGCCTGCCGTGCCGTCCGCGCCACCGGGGGCGAGGTGGTCGCCTGCGCCGTCCTCACCGCGGTCCCCGATCGCGGGCGCGGCGGGACCCGACGGCCGGCGTCACCCGATGGCCGCTCCCTGTGCACTTCCGATGCGCTCGCGGTCCACCCGCCGGATGCCTCGCGTCGGGACGGATCCGAGGTCTAG
- a CDS encoding DUF4350 domain-containing protein, translating into MSAPAPARPAPGTGAQDPADAAPEAGRATAETRTAGHALRRSARWIALALVAVVIALVSLALGGAARQAEPLAPDSAAPGGTQALARVLAAQGVDVEVVGTLDAARAAAGDGDDTTLVLGPTSDRLDDARLAEVAGLATRTVLIAPDFRTLRALAPAVAAGGEAASASGALDAGCALPAAAAAGSLPADAPVFRLVDAPAAGVTTCFPDDTGSAWALVEVPSTRADGGTVTVLGADPVLTNERIAERGSAALALGVLGQRPRLVWYTPSPDDAAGDAPPTLGELTPGWVTPAIALAGLAAIAAAVWRGRRFGPLVVERLPVVVRADETAEGRARLYQRADARGHALDALRVGTVDRIASTLALGRLASVDDVVAASAAALREDPARVRALLLDDRPRGDRDLVDLAGRLAALERRVAAAAAPDGPARPEAARPADPADPADPPAPPRRMDP; encoded by the coding sequence GTGAGCGCGCCGGCCCCCGCCCGACCGGCCCCCGGGACCGGCGCCCAGGATCCGGCGGACGCGGCGCCCGAGGCCGGCCGCGCGACCGCCGAGACGCGCACGGCCGGGCACGCGCTCCGCCGGTCGGCCCGCTGGATCGCCCTGGCCCTCGTGGCCGTCGTGATCGCGCTGGTCTCCCTGGCGCTTGGCGGCGCGGCCCGCCAGGCCGAGCCGCTCGCCCCCGACAGCGCCGCGCCCGGCGGCACGCAGGCGCTCGCGCGCGTGCTGGCGGCCCAGGGCGTGGACGTCGAGGTCGTCGGCACCCTCGACGCCGCGCGCGCCGCCGCGGGCGACGGGGACGACACGACCCTCGTGCTCGGGCCCACCTCCGACCGGCTGGACGACGCGCGGCTCGCCGAGGTGGCGGGCCTCGCGACGCGCACCGTGCTGATCGCCCCCGACTTCCGCACGCTCCGGGCCCTCGCGCCGGCCGTCGCGGCGGGCGGGGAGGCCGCGTCGGCGAGCGGCGCCCTGGACGCGGGCTGCGCGCTCCCGGCGGCCGCGGCGGCCGGGTCCCTCCCCGCCGACGCGCCCGTGTTCCGCCTGGTCGACGCGCCCGCCGCGGGCGTGACGACCTGCTTCCCCGACGACACCGGCTCCGCGTGGGCGCTCGTGGAGGTCCCGTCGACGCGCGCCGACGGCGGCACCGTGACGGTGCTCGGCGCCGACCCGGTGCTCACCAACGAGCGCATCGCGGAGCGCGGATCCGCCGCCCTGGCGCTCGGCGTGCTCGGCCAGCGCCCGCGGCTCGTCTGGTACACGCCGTCGCCGGACGACGCCGCGGGCGACGCCCCGCCCACCCTCGGCGAGCTCACGCCGGGATGGGTGACGCCCGCGATCGCGCTCGCGGGCCTCGCGGCGATCGCCGCGGCCGTGTGGCGCGGCCGCCGCTTCGGCCCGCTCGTCGTCGAGCGGCTGCCCGTCGTGGTGCGCGCCGACGAGACCGCGGAGGGCCGGGCGCGCCTCTACCAGCGGGCGGACGCGCGGGGCCACGCCCTCGACGCGCTCCGGGTCGGCACGGTCGACCGCATCGCGTCGACGCTGGCGCTCGGGCGGCTCGCGTCCGTGGACGACGTGGTCGCCGCATCCGCCGCCGCGCTCCGCGAGGACCCGGCCCGCGTCCGCGCCCTGCTCCTCGACGACCGGCCGCGCGGCGACCGCGACCTGGTCGACCTCGCGGGCCGCCTCGCCGCCCTCGAGCGCCGGGTCGCCGCGGCCGCCGCGCCCGACGGCCCCGCACGTCCGGAGGCCGCCCGCCCCGCCGACCCCGCCGATCCCGCCGATCCGCCCGCCCCGCCCAGGAGAATGGACCCATGA